AGCATCCTGCAGAGACTGCTTCGCCCGCTTCAACAGCGCAATATGACGGACATTGCTGACATAAGTCAAATCTCCAGATTCCAGTTCACCGCCGAAGAATAGCTTCGAGATCGCCTCTTCCAAATGATCAAGACCCTCTTCTGTCTTCGCCGACAATTCCACAATTACATCATCTGCAAAATAACGGCTTACTTCGCTGCGATCCAATTGCTGCGGCAAATCAATCTTGTTCAAAATGACGATCACCGGCCGACCAGATAATTGCTTCAATAGAGTGATCTCATCCTCATGTAGCTCCTCAGCATGATTCAACACCAACAGGATCAGATCTGCCTCATCAACGGCTGCCTTGGAACGCTCCACACCGATCTTCTCCACGACATCAATCGTCTCACGAATTCCCGCCGTATCCAACAATTTAAGAGGAATATGGTTGATCGTCACGAACTCCTCAATCACATCCCGCGTCGTACCCGGAATATCCGTAACAATCGCCTTATTCTCCCTGGCTAATGCATTAAGCAACGAGGACTTCCCGACATTTGGTCTTCCGACAATCGCCGTCGTGATCCCTTCCCGCAAAATTTTGCCCTGGCTCGCAGTCCTCAGCAGATCATCAATCCCCTGCATCGTTAGCGTACATTTCTGCTTAATGAACTCCGTTGTCATCGACTCCACATCATGCTCTGGATAATCGATATTGACCTCAATATGCGCCAGCGTCTCCACCACCGTATGCCTAAGCTCCCCGATCTTGCGCGACAAAGCCCCTTCAACCTGCTTTAGAGCTAAAGAAAACGCCCGATCCGACTTCGAACGGATCAGGTCGATTACCGCCTCTGCCTGCGACAAATCGATCCGCCCGTTCAAGAACGCCCGCTTCGTGAATTCCCCCGGCTCCGCCAGGCGAATATCCCGCTGCTCCAGCAACAGATCCATCACCCGCTTCACGGAGATAATCCCCCCATGCGAGCTAATCTCCACTACATCTTCCGTCGTAAAAGACCGTGGCGCTCTGAACAGCG
The window above is part of the Paenibacillus lutimineralis genome. Proteins encoded here:
- the mnmE gene encoding tRNA uridine-5-carboxymethylaminomethyl(34) synthesis GTPase MnmE; amino-acid sequence: MLSDTIAAISTAVGESGIAVIRVSGPEAIASVENVFRSKTKLTEADSHTVHYGFIIDPKTDEKLEEVLVSLFRAPRSFTTEDVVEISSHGGIISVKRVMDLLLEQRDIRLAEPGEFTKRAFLNGRIDLSQAEAVIDLIRSKSDRAFSLALKQVEGALSRKIGELRHTVVETLAHIEVNIDYPEHDVESMTTEFIKQKCTLTMQGIDDLLRTASQGKILREGITTAIVGRPNVGKSSLLNALARENKAIVTDIPGTTRDVIEEFVTINHIPLKLLDTAGIRETIDVVEKIGVERSKAAVDEADLILLVLNHAEELHEDEITLLKQLSGRPVIVILNKIDLPQQLDRSEVSRYFADDVIVELSAKTEEGLDHLEEAISKLFFGGELESGDLTYVSNVRHIALLKRAKQSLQDAYEAADAGIPIDIMQIDVRLAWEQLGEVVGDSAPDALIDQIFSQFCLGK